Proteins encoded together in one Anaerotignum propionicum DSM 1682 window:
- a CDS encoding SufB/SufD family protein has protein sequence MLSDIIKNLLAEVAGIQNIPTAGAFNIRNNGKSAGRNSTDTIQIIPKEDGSGIDIIVKPGTKNESVHIPALVTETDLHDVVYNDFHIGEGADVTIVAGCGIHNCGSGISQHDGIHRFFVGKNAKMKYIEKHIGEGDGDGQNIINPQTHIIAEENSYVEMDTVQLKGVDSTKRISSAKLAEGATVVIKEKIMTHGSQYAETSFDVDLDGAGSSAKLISRSVARDNSRQLFRSKLSGNNACYGHSECDAIIMDQGIVAAEPEIIANNVDASLIHEAAIGKIAGEQLTKLMTLGLTEKEAEAQIINGFLK, from the coding sequence ATGTTGAGTGACATTATCAAAAATTTACTCGCCGAGGTGGCAGGTATTCAAAATATTCCCACCGCTGGGGCCTTTAATATTCGTAACAATGGCAAGAGTGCGGGACGCAATTCTACGGATACCATTCAGATTATTCCCAAAGAGGATGGCTCAGGGATTGACATTATTGTAAAACCAGGTACAAAGAACGAAAGTGTGCATATTCCTGCTTTGGTGACTGAAACGGATTTGCATGATGTTGTTTACAATGATTTTCATATTGGCGAAGGTGCAGATGTGACCATTGTTGCAGGTTGTGGTATCCACAATTGCGGAAGCGGTATTTCTCAGCACGATGGAATTCATCGCTTTTTCGTAGGGAAAAATGCCAAAATGAAATATATTGAAAAGCATATTGGCGAAGGGGATGGCGATGGACAGAATATTATCAACCCCCAAACGCATATTATTGCAGAAGAAAACAGTTACGTGGAAATGGATACTGTACAGCTAAAAGGTGTAGATTCCACAAAACGTATTTCCAGTGCTAAGTTGGCAGAAGGAGCAACGGTTGTCATCAAAGAAAAGATTATGACCCACGGCTCTCAGTATGCGGAAACTTCTTTTGATGTTGACTTGGATGGTGCGGGGAGCAGTGCAAAGTTGATTTCCCGTTCTGTTGCCAGAGATAATTCTAGACAGCTGTTTCGTTCTAAATTAAGCGGAAACAATGCTTGCTATGGACACTCTGAATGTGATGCTATCATTATGGATCAAGGCATTGTTGCGGCAGAGCCCGAAATTATTGCAAACAATGTGGATGCATCTTTAATTCACGAGGCGGCTATCGGCAAAATTGCTGGGGAACAGTTGACAAAGCTTATGACCTTGGGATTGACGGAAAAAGAAGCGGAAGCTCAAATTATCAATGGGTTCTTAAAATAA